Proteins from a single region of Ammospiza nelsoni isolate bAmmNel1 chromosome 28, bAmmNel1.pri, whole genome shotgun sequence:
- the ADAR gene encoding double-stranded RNA-specific adenosine deaminase isoform X2, translating into MRLRAGECGVSGSSCPGSAAAWLPHVSQQCAMSRGTGRGRGSCLTQPRHRYPSTNRGPFNHPRTLHETNQESFLRQRFLAEQDAEVSVLQGQGSHKEWRTGGGRAAAPAPAGRGQPSAAGRSFFSSQHPRLGTVPRYCPPQHHRQESSRRESDAVRLNFQRLSLAGQNYEGEILSVFRQLGEGRTCTAHELARKLRTQKKEVNRVLYKLLKEGKLHKEGETPPLWRVASPGSGRDRSPTDHSATCTDPANCESGGGERSTFGLGDTEMAETKEKICNYLFSVVETTALNLAKNIGFSRAKDVNAFLSALEKLGDVHKQNATPPRWSLTDRKRERMQMRVKASTIMQMADATPPESGLPSSFVLPHPPAVTAASPAAVKEEEESAENGQQPLGQAGQGSASDTEADASEDTKPDFSSLNNYDNSENSTWTTDDIPDNLNAISKQPDKSEGIMNSQSSPSYSAQFETALPCTPVEKLMACQEKNPVSGLTEYSQYTYQHCDFVMLEQNGPSHEPRFKFQVVINGRRFPPAEAGSKKLAKQEAAANAMRVLMSEVENGRQGGIKCEEPLPSNSSEPDLPLQLEPELSSAAAPLNLLPGKHPISILMEYGQKSGNIIEFQLLSQEGPPHDPRFSYCVKMGDQIFPAVVGNSKKGAKQMAAEVAVKILSGESVPHVLPEQPIVKPLSDQSMHNIATPDESKAVKTKGVGELIKYLNVNPVSGLLEYARSNGFAAEFKLIDQSGPPHDPKFVYQAKVGGRWFPAVTAHSKKQGKQEAADAALRVLIGESEKTERMEGMSITELPVSGSTLHDQLAMLSHQRFSSLTARLQHSLLGRKILAAIIMRRGDQGLGVVVSIGTGNRCVKGEELSLKGETVNDCHAEIISRRGFVRFLYSELMKYDPSNPSSAAESIFEQAGGQKLKIKSSVTFHLYVSTAPCGDGALFDKSCSDQPNEMGQPQHQPLFENPKQGKLRTKVENGEGTIPVESSDIVPTWDGIQHGERLRTMSCSDKILRWNVLGLQGALLSHFLEPVYLHSLTLGYLYSQGHLTRAICCRMERHGSTLKEKLQAPYHINHPEVGRVSVYDSARQTGKTKESSVNWCLADEGEVEILDGTKGKVDGVKLEVSRVSKRKMFTLFQQLCAKNNRKDLQGFSVYSDAKEAATAYQAAKQSFFSTLEELGYGSWIRKPQEEENFSVLDV; encoded by the exons ATGAGACTGAG GGCGGGAGAGTGCGGAGTGAGTGGCAGCTCCTGTCCcggctcagcagcagcctggctcccccACGTGTCCCAGCAGTGCGCTATGAGCAGGGGCACTGGGCGAGGCAGAGGCTCCTGTCTCACCCAGCCGAGGCACCGCTACCCCAGCACTAACCGAGGTCCTTTTAACCACCCTCGTACCCTACACGAAACTAACCAGGAAAGCTTTTTACGCCAGCGCTTCCTAGCAGAGCAGGACGCTGAAGTCTCTGTGttgcagggacagggatcaCACAAGGAGTGGCGCACCGGAGGCGGGCGAGCTGCGGCACCggctcctgctggcagaggtCAGCCCAGCGCTGCCGGCCGTAGCTTCTTCTCCAGCCAACATCCGCGGCTTGGGACTGTGCCTCGCTACTGCCCTCCGCAGCACCATCGGcaggagagctccaggagagagTCTGATGCTGTGAGGCTGAATTTTCAGAGACTGTCTCTTGCTGGGCAGAACTATGAAGGAGAAATCCTGAGTGTTTTCAGGCAGCTCGGGGAGGGGAGGACTTGCACGGCTCATGAGCTGGCACGTAAACTTAGAACTCAAAAGAAAGAGGTCAACCGTGTTTTGTATAAACTCCTCAAAGAAGGCAAATTGCACAAAGAGGGAGAGACACCACCACTGTGGAGGGTTGCCAGCCCTGGTTCAGGGAGAGATAGAAGCCCCACTGACCACAGTGCCACCTGCACAGATCCAGCAAATTGTGAGAGCGGAGGAGGAGAGCGGAGCACGTTTGGCTTGGGAGACACAGAGATGGCTGAGACAAAGGAGAAAATCTGCAACTACTTGTTCAGTGTGGTGGAAACAACAGCTCTCAATCTTGCCAAGAACATTGGGTTTTCCAGAGCCAAGGATGTTAATGCATTTCTTAGTGCTCTGGAAAAGCTGGGGGATGTCCACAAGCAGAATGCAACTCCACCACGGTGGTCCCTGACAGACAGGAAACGTGAGAGGATGCAGATGAGGGTGAAGGCCAGCACAATAATGCAGATGGCAGATGCCACACCTCCTGAGTCAGgtcttccctcttcctttgtCCTTCCACATCCCCCAGCGGTGACTGCAGCTTCACCAGCAGCGgtgaaagaagaagaagaaagtgcAGAAAATGGGCAGCAGCCTTTGGGGCAGGCTGGTCAGGGCAGTGCCAGTGACACAGAGGCAGATGCATCTGAGGACACTAAGCCTGACTTCTCCAGTTTGAATAATTATGATAACTCAGAAAACAGCACGTGGACCACAGATGATATCCCAGATAATCTGAATGCTATCAGCAAGCAGCCTGATAAGTCAGAAGGCATCATGAATTCTCAGTCTTCTCCCAGTTATTCTGCCCAGTTTGAAACTGCTTTGCCATGTACACCTGTAGAGAAACTGATGGCTTGTCAGGAGAAGAACCCAGTGAGTGGCCTTACAGAATATTCCCAGTACACATACCAACACTGTGATTTTGTCATGCTGGAGCAGAATGGACCCTCTCATGAGCCACG GTTTAAGTTCCAGGTAGTGATCAACGGGCGCCGATTCCCACCAGCAGAAGCAGGGAGCAAAAAATTGGCcaagcaggaggcagcagctaaTGCCATGAGGGTCCTGATGAGTGAAGTGGAGAATGGAAGGCAAGGTGGAATTAAGTGTGAGGAGCCATTACCCTCCAACAGCTCAGAACCAGACCTG CCTTTGCAGCTGGAGCCAGAGCTGtcatctgcagcagctcccctcaACCTGCTTCCTGGGAAGCACCCTATCAGCATATTAATGGAGTATGGTCAAAAATCAGGGAACATCATTGAATTCCAGCTGCTCTCTCAGGAAGGCCCACCTCATGATCCTAG GTTCAGCTACTGTGTGAAAATGGGTGACCAAATTTTCCCTGCTGTGGTAGGAAACAGCAAGAAGGGAGCAAAGCAAATGGCAGCAGAAGTTGCTGTGAAGATCCTTTCTGGAGAGTCTGTACCCCATGTCTTGCCTGAACAG CCTATTGTGAAGCCCCTCAGTGACCAGTCCATGCACAATATTGCCACTCCAGATGAATCCAAAGCGGTGAAAACAAAGGGTGTTGGGGAGCTCATCAAATATCTGAACGTCAATCCTGTCAGTGGCCTGCTGGAATACGCCCGTTCCAACGGGTTTGCTGCAGAGTTCAAACTCATTGACCAGTCAGGACCTCCCCATGACCCCAA GTTTGTGTATCAGGCAAAGGTTGGAGGCCGCTGGTTCCCAGCTGTGACTGCACACAGCAAGAAGCAGGGcaagcaggaggcagctgaTGCAGCTCTCAGAGTCCTCATTGGGGAATCAGAGAAGACCGAGCGCATGGAAGGGATGAGCATCACTGAG ctccctgtgagtGGCAGCACCCTGCACGATCAGCTGGCCATGCTGAGCCACCAGCGCTTCAGCTCGCTCACAGCTcgcctccagcacagcctgctgggcCGCAAGATCCTGGCTGCCATCATCATGAGGAGAGGAGATCAGGGCCTGGGAGTGGTGGTCAGCATTGGAACAG gtAATCGCTGTGTGAAAGGAGAAGAGCTAAGCTTGAAGGGGGAGACAGTGAATGACTGTCATGCAGAAATCATTTCTCGAAGAGGCTTTGTGAG gtttctttACAGTGAGCTGATGAAGTATGACCCATCTAAtccttcctctgcagcagagAGCATTTTTGAGCAAGCAGGAGGACAGAAACTCAAAATAAAGAGCAGTGTTACCTTCCACCTCTATGTCAG CACAGCACCATGTGGGGATGGAGCACTCTTTGATAAATCCTGCAGTGATCAGCCAAATGAGATGGGACAGCCCCAACATCAGCCTCTCTTTGAGAACCCCAAGCAAGGCAAGCTGCGGACCAAGGTGGAGAATG GGGAAGGCACCATTCCTGTGGAGTCAAGTGACATTGTGCCCACGTGGGACGGGATCCAGCACGGGGAGCGCTTACGGACCATGTCCTGCAGTGACAAAATCTTACGCTGGAATGTTCTGGGCTTGCAAGGGGCATTGCTGTCACACTTCCTGGAGCCAGTTTATCTCCACTCTCTGACACTTG GTTATTTGTACAGCCAGGGTCACTTGACCCGTGCCATCTGCTGCCGTATGGAGAGGCATGGGAGCACTCTGAAGGAAAAGCTCCAGGCTCCATATCACATCAACCACCCTGAG GTTGGACGAGTCAGCGTGTACGACTCTGCAAGGCAGACGGGCAAGACCAAGGAGTCATCAGTGAACTGGTGTCTTGCTGATGAAGGCGAAGTGGAAATCTTGGATGGCACCAAAGGGAAAGTAGATGG TGTGAAGCTGGAGGTGTCTCGTGTGTCCAAGAGGAAAATGTTCACCCTGTTCCAGCAGCTGTGTGCAAAGAACAACCGCAAAGACCTGCAGGGTTTCTCTGTGTACTCAGATGCCAaggaggcagccacagcttaCCAGGCAGCCAAGCAGAGCTTCTTCAGCACGCTGGAAGAGCTGGGCTACGGCAGCTGGATCCGCAAACcccaagaggaagaaaatttttctgTCCTTGACGTGTAA
- the ADAR gene encoding double-stranded RNA-specific adenosine deaminase isoform X1 encodes MVAARLTAQAPGARVRHQRAPASAAAAARAGECGVSGSSCPGSAAAWLPHVSQQCAMSRGTGRGRGSCLTQPRHRYPSTNRGPFNHPRTLHETNQESFLRQRFLAEQDAEVSVLQGQGSHKEWRTGGGRAAAPAPAGRGQPSAAGRSFFSSQHPRLGTVPRYCPPQHHRQESSRRESDAVRLNFQRLSLAGQNYEGEILSVFRQLGEGRTCTAHELARKLRTQKKEVNRVLYKLLKEGKLHKEGETPPLWRVASPGSGRDRSPTDHSATCTDPANCESGGGERSTFGLGDTEMAETKEKICNYLFSVVETTALNLAKNIGFSRAKDVNAFLSALEKLGDVHKQNATPPRWSLTDRKRERMQMRVKASTIMQMADATPPESGLPSSFVLPHPPAVTAASPAAVKEEEESAENGQQPLGQAGQGSASDTEADASEDTKPDFSSLNNYDNSENSTWTTDDIPDNLNAISKQPDKSEGIMNSQSSPSYSAQFETALPCTPVEKLMACQEKNPVSGLTEYSQYTYQHCDFVMLEQNGPSHEPRFKFQVVINGRRFPPAEAGSKKLAKQEAAANAMRVLMSEVENGRQGGIKCEEPLPSNSSEPDLPLQLEPELSSAAAPLNLLPGKHPISILMEYGQKSGNIIEFQLLSQEGPPHDPRFSYCVKMGDQIFPAVVGNSKKGAKQMAAEVAVKILSGESVPHVLPEQPIVKPLSDQSMHNIATPDESKAVKTKGVGELIKYLNVNPVSGLLEYARSNGFAAEFKLIDQSGPPHDPKFVYQAKVGGRWFPAVTAHSKKQGKQEAADAALRVLIGESEKTERMEGMSITELPVSGSTLHDQLAMLSHQRFSSLTARLQHSLLGRKILAAIIMRRGDQGLGVVVSIGTGNRCVKGEELSLKGETVNDCHAEIISRRGFVRFLYSELMKYDPSNPSSAAESIFEQAGGQKLKIKSSVTFHLYVSTAPCGDGALFDKSCSDQPNEMGQPQHQPLFENPKQGKLRTKVENGEGTIPVESSDIVPTWDGIQHGERLRTMSCSDKILRWNVLGLQGALLSHFLEPVYLHSLTLGYLYSQGHLTRAICCRMERHGSTLKEKLQAPYHINHPEVGRVSVYDSARQTGKTKESSVNWCLADEGEVEILDGTKGKVDGVKLEVSRVSKRKMFTLFQQLCAKNNRKDLQGFSVYSDAKEAATAYQAAKQSFFSTLEELGYGSWIRKPQEEENFSVLDV; translated from the exons ATGGTTGCCGCGCGGCTCACTGCGCAGGCGCCTGGGGCTCGCGTGCGTCATCAGCGGGCGCCGGCAtcggcggcagcggcggcaaG GGCGGGAGAGTGCGGAGTGAGTGGCAGCTCCTGTCCcggctcagcagcagcctggctcccccACGTGTCCCAGCAGTGCGCTATGAGCAGGGGCACTGGGCGAGGCAGAGGCTCCTGTCTCACCCAGCCGAGGCACCGCTACCCCAGCACTAACCGAGGTCCTTTTAACCACCCTCGTACCCTACACGAAACTAACCAGGAAAGCTTTTTACGCCAGCGCTTCCTAGCAGAGCAGGACGCTGAAGTCTCTGTGttgcagggacagggatcaCACAAGGAGTGGCGCACCGGAGGCGGGCGAGCTGCGGCACCggctcctgctggcagaggtCAGCCCAGCGCTGCCGGCCGTAGCTTCTTCTCCAGCCAACATCCGCGGCTTGGGACTGTGCCTCGCTACTGCCCTCCGCAGCACCATCGGcaggagagctccaggagagagTCTGATGCTGTGAGGCTGAATTTTCAGAGACTGTCTCTTGCTGGGCAGAACTATGAAGGAGAAATCCTGAGTGTTTTCAGGCAGCTCGGGGAGGGGAGGACTTGCACGGCTCATGAGCTGGCACGTAAACTTAGAACTCAAAAGAAAGAGGTCAACCGTGTTTTGTATAAACTCCTCAAAGAAGGCAAATTGCACAAAGAGGGAGAGACACCACCACTGTGGAGGGTTGCCAGCCCTGGTTCAGGGAGAGATAGAAGCCCCACTGACCACAGTGCCACCTGCACAGATCCAGCAAATTGTGAGAGCGGAGGAGGAGAGCGGAGCACGTTTGGCTTGGGAGACACAGAGATGGCTGAGACAAAGGAGAAAATCTGCAACTACTTGTTCAGTGTGGTGGAAACAACAGCTCTCAATCTTGCCAAGAACATTGGGTTTTCCAGAGCCAAGGATGTTAATGCATTTCTTAGTGCTCTGGAAAAGCTGGGGGATGTCCACAAGCAGAATGCAACTCCACCACGGTGGTCCCTGACAGACAGGAAACGTGAGAGGATGCAGATGAGGGTGAAGGCCAGCACAATAATGCAGATGGCAGATGCCACACCTCCTGAGTCAGgtcttccctcttcctttgtCCTTCCACATCCCCCAGCGGTGACTGCAGCTTCACCAGCAGCGgtgaaagaagaagaagaaagtgcAGAAAATGGGCAGCAGCCTTTGGGGCAGGCTGGTCAGGGCAGTGCCAGTGACACAGAGGCAGATGCATCTGAGGACACTAAGCCTGACTTCTCCAGTTTGAATAATTATGATAACTCAGAAAACAGCACGTGGACCACAGATGATATCCCAGATAATCTGAATGCTATCAGCAAGCAGCCTGATAAGTCAGAAGGCATCATGAATTCTCAGTCTTCTCCCAGTTATTCTGCCCAGTTTGAAACTGCTTTGCCATGTACACCTGTAGAGAAACTGATGGCTTGTCAGGAGAAGAACCCAGTGAGTGGCCTTACAGAATATTCCCAGTACACATACCAACACTGTGATTTTGTCATGCTGGAGCAGAATGGACCCTCTCATGAGCCACG GTTTAAGTTCCAGGTAGTGATCAACGGGCGCCGATTCCCACCAGCAGAAGCAGGGAGCAAAAAATTGGCcaagcaggaggcagcagctaaTGCCATGAGGGTCCTGATGAGTGAAGTGGAGAATGGAAGGCAAGGTGGAATTAAGTGTGAGGAGCCATTACCCTCCAACAGCTCAGAACCAGACCTG CCTTTGCAGCTGGAGCCAGAGCTGtcatctgcagcagctcccctcaACCTGCTTCCTGGGAAGCACCCTATCAGCATATTAATGGAGTATGGTCAAAAATCAGGGAACATCATTGAATTCCAGCTGCTCTCTCAGGAAGGCCCACCTCATGATCCTAG GTTCAGCTACTGTGTGAAAATGGGTGACCAAATTTTCCCTGCTGTGGTAGGAAACAGCAAGAAGGGAGCAAAGCAAATGGCAGCAGAAGTTGCTGTGAAGATCCTTTCTGGAGAGTCTGTACCCCATGTCTTGCCTGAACAG CCTATTGTGAAGCCCCTCAGTGACCAGTCCATGCACAATATTGCCACTCCAGATGAATCCAAAGCGGTGAAAACAAAGGGTGTTGGGGAGCTCATCAAATATCTGAACGTCAATCCTGTCAGTGGCCTGCTGGAATACGCCCGTTCCAACGGGTTTGCTGCAGAGTTCAAACTCATTGACCAGTCAGGACCTCCCCATGACCCCAA GTTTGTGTATCAGGCAAAGGTTGGAGGCCGCTGGTTCCCAGCTGTGACTGCACACAGCAAGAAGCAGGGcaagcaggaggcagctgaTGCAGCTCTCAGAGTCCTCATTGGGGAATCAGAGAAGACCGAGCGCATGGAAGGGATGAGCATCACTGAG ctccctgtgagtGGCAGCACCCTGCACGATCAGCTGGCCATGCTGAGCCACCAGCGCTTCAGCTCGCTCACAGCTcgcctccagcacagcctgctgggcCGCAAGATCCTGGCTGCCATCATCATGAGGAGAGGAGATCAGGGCCTGGGAGTGGTGGTCAGCATTGGAACAG gtAATCGCTGTGTGAAAGGAGAAGAGCTAAGCTTGAAGGGGGAGACAGTGAATGACTGTCATGCAGAAATCATTTCTCGAAGAGGCTTTGTGAG gtttctttACAGTGAGCTGATGAAGTATGACCCATCTAAtccttcctctgcagcagagAGCATTTTTGAGCAAGCAGGAGGACAGAAACTCAAAATAAAGAGCAGTGTTACCTTCCACCTCTATGTCAG CACAGCACCATGTGGGGATGGAGCACTCTTTGATAAATCCTGCAGTGATCAGCCAAATGAGATGGGACAGCCCCAACATCAGCCTCTCTTTGAGAACCCCAAGCAAGGCAAGCTGCGGACCAAGGTGGAGAATG GGGAAGGCACCATTCCTGTGGAGTCAAGTGACATTGTGCCCACGTGGGACGGGATCCAGCACGGGGAGCGCTTACGGACCATGTCCTGCAGTGACAAAATCTTACGCTGGAATGTTCTGGGCTTGCAAGGGGCATTGCTGTCACACTTCCTGGAGCCAGTTTATCTCCACTCTCTGACACTTG GTTATTTGTACAGCCAGGGTCACTTGACCCGTGCCATCTGCTGCCGTATGGAGAGGCATGGGAGCACTCTGAAGGAAAAGCTCCAGGCTCCATATCACATCAACCACCCTGAG GTTGGACGAGTCAGCGTGTACGACTCTGCAAGGCAGACGGGCAAGACCAAGGAGTCATCAGTGAACTGGTGTCTTGCTGATGAAGGCGAAGTGGAAATCTTGGATGGCACCAAAGGGAAAGTAGATGG TGTGAAGCTGGAGGTGTCTCGTGTGTCCAAGAGGAAAATGTTCACCCTGTTCCAGCAGCTGTGTGCAAAGAACAACCGCAAAGACCTGCAGGGTTTCTCTGTGTACTCAGATGCCAaggaggcagccacagcttaCCAGGCAGCCAAGCAGAGCTTCTTCAGCACGCTGGAAGAGCTGGGCTACGGCAGCTGGATCCGCAAACcccaagaggaagaaaatttttctgTCCTTGACGTGTAA
- the ADAR gene encoding double-stranded RNA-specific adenosine deaminase isoform X3 — MAETKEKICNYLFSVVETTALNLAKNIGFSRAKDVNAFLSALEKLGDVHKQNATPPRWSLTDRKRERMQMRVKASTIMQMADATPPESGLPSSFVLPHPPAVTAASPAAVKEEEESAENGQQPLGQAGQGSASDTEADASEDTKPDFSSLNNYDNSENSTWTTDDIPDNLNAISKQPDKSEGIMNSQSSPSYSAQFETALPCTPVEKLMACQEKNPVSGLTEYSQYTYQHCDFVMLEQNGPSHEPRFKFQVVINGRRFPPAEAGSKKLAKQEAAANAMRVLMSEVENGRQGGIKCEEPLPSNSSEPDLPLQLEPELSSAAAPLNLLPGKHPISILMEYGQKSGNIIEFQLLSQEGPPHDPRFSYCVKMGDQIFPAVVGNSKKGAKQMAAEVAVKILSGESVPHVLPEQPIVKPLSDQSMHNIATPDESKAVKTKGVGELIKYLNVNPVSGLLEYARSNGFAAEFKLIDQSGPPHDPKFVYQAKVGGRWFPAVTAHSKKQGKQEAADAALRVLIGESEKTERMEGMSITELPVSGSTLHDQLAMLSHQRFSSLTARLQHSLLGRKILAAIIMRRGDQGLGVVVSIGTGNRCVKGEELSLKGETVNDCHAEIISRRGFVRFLYSELMKYDPSNPSSAAESIFEQAGGQKLKIKSSVTFHLYVSTAPCGDGALFDKSCSDQPNEMGQPQHQPLFENPKQGKLRTKVENGEGTIPVESSDIVPTWDGIQHGERLRTMSCSDKILRWNVLGLQGALLSHFLEPVYLHSLTLGYLYSQGHLTRAICCRMERHGSTLKEKLQAPYHINHPEVGRVSVYDSARQTGKTKESSVNWCLADEGEVEILDGTKGKVDGVKLEVSRVSKRKMFTLFQQLCAKNNRKDLQGFSVYSDAKEAATAYQAAKQSFFSTLEELGYGSWIRKPQEEENFSVLDV, encoded by the exons ATGGCTGAGACAAAGGAGAAAATCTGCAACTACTTGTTCAGTGTGGTGGAAACAACAGCTCTCAATCTTGCCAAGAACATTGGGTTTTCCAGAGCCAAGGATGTTAATGCATTTCTTAGTGCTCTGGAAAAGCTGGGGGATGTCCACAAGCAGAATGCAACTCCACCACGGTGGTCCCTGACAGACAGGAAACGTGAGAGGATGCAGATGAGGGTGAAGGCCAGCACAATAATGCAGATGGCAGATGCCACACCTCCTGAGTCAGgtcttccctcttcctttgtCCTTCCACATCCCCCAGCGGTGACTGCAGCTTCACCAGCAGCGgtgaaagaagaagaagaaagtgcAGAAAATGGGCAGCAGCCTTTGGGGCAGGCTGGTCAGGGCAGTGCCAGTGACACAGAGGCAGATGCATCTGAGGACACTAAGCCTGACTTCTCCAGTTTGAATAATTATGATAACTCAGAAAACAGCACGTGGACCACAGATGATATCCCAGATAATCTGAATGCTATCAGCAAGCAGCCTGATAAGTCAGAAGGCATCATGAATTCTCAGTCTTCTCCCAGTTATTCTGCCCAGTTTGAAACTGCTTTGCCATGTACACCTGTAGAGAAACTGATGGCTTGTCAGGAGAAGAACCCAGTGAGTGGCCTTACAGAATATTCCCAGTACACATACCAACACTGTGATTTTGTCATGCTGGAGCAGAATGGACCCTCTCATGAGCCACG GTTTAAGTTCCAGGTAGTGATCAACGGGCGCCGATTCCCACCAGCAGAAGCAGGGAGCAAAAAATTGGCcaagcaggaggcagcagctaaTGCCATGAGGGTCCTGATGAGTGAAGTGGAGAATGGAAGGCAAGGTGGAATTAAGTGTGAGGAGCCATTACCCTCCAACAGCTCAGAACCAGACCTG CCTTTGCAGCTGGAGCCAGAGCTGtcatctgcagcagctcccctcaACCTGCTTCCTGGGAAGCACCCTATCAGCATATTAATGGAGTATGGTCAAAAATCAGGGAACATCATTGAATTCCAGCTGCTCTCTCAGGAAGGCCCACCTCATGATCCTAG GTTCAGCTACTGTGTGAAAATGGGTGACCAAATTTTCCCTGCTGTGGTAGGAAACAGCAAGAAGGGAGCAAAGCAAATGGCAGCAGAAGTTGCTGTGAAGATCCTTTCTGGAGAGTCTGTACCCCATGTCTTGCCTGAACAG CCTATTGTGAAGCCCCTCAGTGACCAGTCCATGCACAATATTGCCACTCCAGATGAATCCAAAGCGGTGAAAACAAAGGGTGTTGGGGAGCTCATCAAATATCTGAACGTCAATCCTGTCAGTGGCCTGCTGGAATACGCCCGTTCCAACGGGTTTGCTGCAGAGTTCAAACTCATTGACCAGTCAGGACCTCCCCATGACCCCAA GTTTGTGTATCAGGCAAAGGTTGGAGGCCGCTGGTTCCCAGCTGTGACTGCACACAGCAAGAAGCAGGGcaagcaggaggcagctgaTGCAGCTCTCAGAGTCCTCATTGGGGAATCAGAGAAGACCGAGCGCATGGAAGGGATGAGCATCACTGAG ctccctgtgagtGGCAGCACCCTGCACGATCAGCTGGCCATGCTGAGCCACCAGCGCTTCAGCTCGCTCACAGCTcgcctccagcacagcctgctgggcCGCAAGATCCTGGCTGCCATCATCATGAGGAGAGGAGATCAGGGCCTGGGAGTGGTGGTCAGCATTGGAACAG gtAATCGCTGTGTGAAAGGAGAAGAGCTAAGCTTGAAGGGGGAGACAGTGAATGACTGTCATGCAGAAATCATTTCTCGAAGAGGCTTTGTGAG gtttctttACAGTGAGCTGATGAAGTATGACCCATCTAAtccttcctctgcagcagagAGCATTTTTGAGCAAGCAGGAGGACAGAAACTCAAAATAAAGAGCAGTGTTACCTTCCACCTCTATGTCAG CACAGCACCATGTGGGGATGGAGCACTCTTTGATAAATCCTGCAGTGATCAGCCAAATGAGATGGGACAGCCCCAACATCAGCCTCTCTTTGAGAACCCCAAGCAAGGCAAGCTGCGGACCAAGGTGGAGAATG GGGAAGGCACCATTCCTGTGGAGTCAAGTGACATTGTGCCCACGTGGGACGGGATCCAGCACGGGGAGCGCTTACGGACCATGTCCTGCAGTGACAAAATCTTACGCTGGAATGTTCTGGGCTTGCAAGGGGCATTGCTGTCACACTTCCTGGAGCCAGTTTATCTCCACTCTCTGACACTTG GTTATTTGTACAGCCAGGGTCACTTGACCCGTGCCATCTGCTGCCGTATGGAGAGGCATGGGAGCACTCTGAAGGAAAAGCTCCAGGCTCCATATCACATCAACCACCCTGAG GTTGGACGAGTCAGCGTGTACGACTCTGCAAGGCAGACGGGCAAGACCAAGGAGTCATCAGTGAACTGGTGTCTTGCTGATGAAGGCGAAGTGGAAATCTTGGATGGCACCAAAGGGAAAGTAGATGG TGTGAAGCTGGAGGTGTCTCGTGTGTCCAAGAGGAAAATGTTCACCCTGTTCCAGCAGCTGTGTGCAAAGAACAACCGCAAAGACCTGCAGGGTTTCTCTGTGTACTCAGATGCCAaggaggcagccacagcttaCCAGGCAGCCAAGCAGAGCTTCTTCAGCACGCTGGAAGAGCTGGGCTACGGCAGCTGGATCCGCAAACcccaagaggaagaaaatttttctgTCCTTGACGTGTAA